The proteins below are encoded in one region of Methanoculleus taiwanensis:
- a CDS encoding putative phosphothreonine lyase domain-containing protein, which translates to MTTGTDEAATFADLAYGIFEIVLNRELSHAGAPLFERVESGQEFRADLEAIFAGFAEDYPELAGALTSRFGSTEAIYELLLAGEGVTPSKTTQMYWIVEDAPNAGCSPVDDELGGKWLIFAEPADADEAWRRVRNETAAGRLGTSARVSTAKENPDARDNRTVIYVYTADWRDEADVMRVRERLRELGFVDRLGYKRNIETYQGEYSEKGKKVTFYSA; encoded by the coding sequence ATGACCACCGGGACTGATGAAGCGGCAACCTTCGCCGACCTGGCCTACGGGATCTTCGAGATCGTCCTCAACCGCGAGCTCTCTCACGCGGGAGCACCGCTCTTCGAACGGGTCGAGAGCGGGCAGGAGTTCCGCGCCGACCTCGAGGCGATCTTCGCCGGGTTCGCCGAGGACTACCCCGAGCTCGCCGGTGCACTGACGAGCCGGTTCGGTTCGACCGAAGCCATATACGAGCTCCTCCTCGCCGGGGAAGGCGTCACGCCCTCCAAGACCACGCAGATGTACTGGATCGTCGAGGACGCCCCGAACGCCGGATGCAGCCCTGTCGACGACGAACTCGGCGGCAAATGGCTCATCTTCGCCGAACCGGCCGACGCGGACGAGGCGTGGCGGCGCGTCCGGAACGAGACCGCCGCCGGACGGCTCGGCACCTCGGCGCGGGTCAGCACCGCAAAAGAGAACCCCGACGCCCGCGACAACCGGACGGTCATCTACGTCTACACCGCCGACTGGCGGGACGAGGCGGACGTCATGCGGGTGCGCGAGCGGCTGCGCGAACTCGGGTTTGTCGACCGGCTCGGCTACAAGCGCAACATCGAGACCTACCAGGGCGAGTACAGCGAGAAAGGGAAGAAAGTCACGTTCTACAGTGCGTGA
- the htpX gene encoding zinc metalloprotease HtpX, producing the protein MKWTRDFGLTARMALTSFLLLIVYLIFLGVLSALGFSFEFLLIVAAGMAFAQYFFSDKLVLWSTGTRIVEEDEYPDLHRSVRRLATEAGLPMPKIGIMASPVPNAFATGRNYNNAVVAVTDSIMRILSKEELEAVLAHELSHVKNRDMLTLTLASFISMLAFLVMRNWFFIGLFGRRDNNAGALIVVFIASILVWVMSTLLIRALSRYREFAADRGSAYMTGNPRALISALQKISGRMDYVPAEKKQEVEGANAFFIIPALSGNTLMELFSTHPSLEKRVAALEALESEVRGY; encoded by the coding sequence ATGAAATGGACCCGTGACTTTGGGCTGACCGCACGAATGGCGCTGACGTCGTTCCTGCTGCTCATCGTCTATCTGATCTTCCTGGGCGTCTTATCCGCTCTAGGATTCAGCTTCGAGTTCCTCCTGATCGTCGCGGCCGGGATGGCGTTTGCCCAGTACTTCTTCTCCGACAAGCTCGTGCTCTGGAGTACGGGCACCCGCATCGTCGAGGAGGACGAGTACCCCGACCTCCACCGGTCGGTGCGGCGTCTCGCGACCGAGGCGGGCCTGCCGATGCCGAAGATCGGGATTATGGCATCCCCCGTCCCGAACGCGTTCGCGACCGGGCGGAACTACAACAACGCCGTGGTTGCGGTGACGGACTCGATCATGCGCATCCTCTCGAAAGAGGAGCTCGAGGCCGTGCTCGCCCACGAACTCTCCCACGTCAAGAACCGGGATATGCTGACCCTGACGCTCGCGAGTTTCATCTCGATGCTTGCGTTCCTGGTGATGCGCAACTGGTTCTTCATCGGGCTCTTCGGCCGGCGCGACAACAACGCCGGGGCGCTGATCGTCGTCTTCATCGCGTCGATCCTGGTCTGGGTTATGAGCACGCTCCTTATACGGGCGCTCTCCCGCTACCGGGAGTTCGCGGCCGACCGGGGCAGCGCCTACATGACCGGGAACCCGCGGGCGCTGATCTCGGCGCTCCAGAAGATAAGCGGCAGGATGGACTACGTCCCCGCCGAGAAGAAGCAGGAGGTGGAGGGTGCGAACGCGTTCTTCATCATCCCCGCTCTCTCGGGGAACACCCTGATGGAGCTCTTCTCCACCCACCCGTCGCTCGAGAAGCGCGTTGCCGCCCTCGAGGCGCTCGAGTCGGAGGTCCGGGGGTACTAA
- a CDS encoding FKBP-type peptidyl-prolyl cis-trans isomerase, translating into MAPVTDGDTLLLHFTSTRPDGEIFEDTRSGEPVRVTLGAKQINPLFEEALIGREPGETVAVVLPRRRPTGSSGGNSWSR; encoded by the coding sequence ATGGCACCCGTAACGGACGGCGACACCCTGCTCCTGCACTTCACCAGCACCCGCCCCGACGGCGAGATCTTCGAGGATACGCGGTCGGGCGAGCCGGTCCGGGTTACCCTCGGAGCGAAGCAGATCAATCCCCTCTTTGAGGAGGCGCTGATCGGCAGAGAGCCGGGCGAGACGGTGGCCGTGGTGCTGCCCCGGAGAAGGCCTACGGGAAGTTCCGGCGGAAATTCGTGGTCACGATAA
- the rdgB gene encoding RdgB/HAM1 family non-canonical purine NTP pyrophosphatase: protein MKLAVVTSNPHKAREVAASFAGLLEAEHVPLECPEYRADDVGEIAREKARYAFEVLRRPLIVDDTAFCVDALRGFPGPYAAYVAGTIGNAGILKLMAGEADRNAHFETAIAYADERGIRIFRGVLPGTIVEPRGDAGFGYDPIFEYEGRTLAEIPLAEKSRISHRARALALFSEWLAGTLAG, encoded by the coding sequence CTGAAGCTTGCGGTGGTGACGAGCAACCCGCACAAGGCACGCGAGGTCGCCGCGTCCTTTGCAGGGCTGCTTGAGGCCGAGCACGTCCCGCTCGAGTGCCCGGAGTACCGCGCCGACGATGTCGGGGAGATCGCCCGCGAGAAGGCGCGGTATGCCTTCGAGGTTCTGCGCCGCCCGCTGATCGTCGACGATACGGCATTCTGTGTCGACGCTCTCCGGGGGTTCCCTGGGCCGTATGCCGCCTACGTCGCCGGCACTATCGGCAATGCCGGGATTCTGAAGCTGATGGCGGGCGAAGCCGACCGGAACGCGCACTTCGAGACGGCGATCGCGTATGCGGACGAGCGGGGGATCCGGATCTTCCGCGGGGTGCTCCCGGGCACCATCGTCGAGCCGCGCGGGGATGCGGGGTTCGGCTACGATCCTATCTTCGAGTACGAAGGCCGGACGCTCGCCGAGATCCCGCTCGCCGAGAAGAGCCGGATCTCGCACCGGGCGCGGGCGCTCGCTCTGTTCAGCGAGTGGCTGGCAGGCACGCTCGCCGGATAG
- a CDS encoding class I SAM-dependent methyltransferase, with protein sequence MRPPYQICPGMTVLDAGCGSGGEVTAIDMQEAMLHEAERQARRAGLTNVRFSA encoded by the coding sequence ATGCGTCCTCCGTATCAGATCTGCCCCGGCATGACGGTGCTGGATGCGGGGTGCGGCTCCGGCGGTGAGGTGACGGCGATCGATATGCAGGAAGCGATGCTGCACGAGGCGGAGCGGCAGGCACGCAGAGCAGGCCTCACGAATGTCCGGTTCTCCGCATAG
- a CDS encoding DUF3303 domain-containing protein: MARFYMRWHLNPLAAPTDQEELAKLWMRMLEMVKADLKEGRLTDWGSCSDASAGYAFAETDEKSLYAAVLKWIPYVVFDIKPVLTVDECIECIQRAAPGK; this comes from the coding sequence ATGGCCCGGTTTTACATGAGGTGGCATCTGAATCCGCTGGCAGCGCCTACCGATCAGGAGGAGCTGGCGAAGCTCTGGATGCGGATGCTTGAGATGGTAAAGGCAGACCTGAAAGAAGGTAGATTAACCGACTGGGGCTCGTGCAGTGACGCGAGCGCAGGCTACGCGTTTGCTGAGACAGATGAAAAATCTCTGTACGCTGCAGTACTAAAATGGATACCCTACGTCGTCTTCGATATCAAGCCGGTACTGACCGTTGACGAGTGTATTGAATGTATCCAACGGGCGGCGCCGGGGAAGTAA
- a CDS encoding 50S ribosomal protein L40e — MARFAEAEARLLNVKICMKCNARNAIRATRCRKCGYENLRAKSKERKA, encoded by the coding sequence ATGGCACGATTCGCTGAAGCAGAAGCACGGTTACTCAATGTAAAGATCTGCATGAAATGCAATGCACGGAACGCAATCCGCGCAACCCGTTGCCGCAAGTGCGGATACGAGAACCTCCGGGCAAAGTCGAAAGAGCGGAAGGCATAA
- a CDS encoding GYD domain-containing protein, whose product MMLFIALAKFKQKLTDEIVAENLKDIETDTEGGVRYLGIYWTLGRYDTVVLFEAPDEKAAMEMALRRLDRMEIETLVALPADAASPKGPA is encoded by the coding sequence ATGATGCTCTTTATTGCACTGGCGAAGTTCAAACAGAAGCTGACCGACGAGATTGTTGCCGAGAACCTGAAGGATATTGAGACCGATACGGAAGGAGGGGTTCGCTACCTCGGCATCTACTGGACGCTCGGGAGGTACGATACCGTCGTGCTCTTCGAAGCCCCGGACGAGAAAGCAGCGATGGAGATGGCTCTCCGGCGGCTCGACCGGATGGAGATCGAGACGCTCGTCGCCCTACCGGCGGACGCAGCGAGCCCGAAAGGGCCGGCGTGA
- a CDS encoding alpha/beta fold hydrolase — MENVVIDGITLEYEVTGSGEPALFIHGALIADSFRPLLSEPVLAVLGSESNALWERFGETHRLLLEWFPDVRVFILPGAAHGMQMQNVGGMAGALADFWVRHPVRPGA; from the coding sequence ATGGAGAACGTGGTTATAGACGGTATCACGCTTGAGTACGAGGTAACGGGCAGCGGTGAGCCCGCGCTCTTCATTCACGGTGCTCTCATCGCGGATTCTTTCCGACCGCTGTTGTCCGAGCCGGTTCTCGCCGTCCTCGGGAGCGAAAGCAACGCCCTCTGGGAACGTTTCGGGGAGACGCACCGGCTGCTTCTGGAGTGGTTCCCGGATGTCCGGGTTTTTATCCTCCCGGGCGCTGCGCACGGGATGCAGATGCAGAACGTCGGCGGCATGGCCGGGGCGCTCGCCGACTTCTGGGTACGCCACCCGGTTCGGCCCGGAGCGTAA
- a CDS encoding cupin domain-containing protein, which translates to MTKIFSFNPGQVTYHRISTDEQGDSHFDSVTVKQRLVQAAPPAAPFYVSEDKPASKYRFYTFEPGWVGELHPAPARQFLALLSGEVEMETTDGEVRRFVPGDLVLLEDTSGRGHVTRNIGDGYATYLVVPAPPA; encoded by the coding sequence ATGACGAAGATATTCTCCTTCAATCCGGGCCAGGTGACGTACCACCGCATCTCTACAGACGAGCAGGGCGACTCGCACTTCGACAGCGTGACGGTAAAGCAGCGTCTTGTGCAGGCAGCGCCGCCCGCTGCCCCGTTCTATGTCTCCGAGGATAAGCCCGCGTCGAAGTACCGCTTCTACACCTTCGAGCCCGGCTGGGTCGGCGAACTGCACCCGGCTCCCGCCCGGCAGTTCCTCGCCCTCCTCTCGGGCGAGGTGGAGATGGAGACGACGGACGGCGAGGTCAGGCGGTTCGTGCCCGGCGACCTCGTCCTCCTCGAGGACACCTCGGGCAGGGGTCACGTGACGAGGAACATCGGCGACGGCTACGCCACGTACCTCGTCGTCCCCGCCCCTCCGGCCTGA
- a CDS encoding sulfide-dependent adenosine diphosphate thiazole synthase, with amino-acid sequence MDLDEVTISRAIVQEQSRVLLEYMEMDVAIVGGGPSGLACAALLGERGIKCALIEKKLSIGGGMWGGGMMFPRIVVQEEARRLLDRFGIAYREHAPGYYVASSVEAVSKLTAAACSAGVEFFNLTTVEDVMVKGDGRVSGLVINWTPVEMAGLHVDPFTLACSYTIDATGHDAVVARLVEAKGTDLAVKGEGFMWAGRAETNIIRHTREIYPGLVVTGMAANAVAGENRMGPIFGGMLLSGEFAAGLVAERLGR; translated from the coding sequence ATGGACCTTGATGAAGTGACAATCAGCAGAGCCATCGTACAGGAGCAGAGCAGGGTGCTCCTCGAGTACATGGAGATGGACGTTGCAATCGTCGGCGGCGGCCCTTCCGGCCTTGCCTGCGCCGCACTCCTCGGTGAGCGGGGCATCAAGTGTGCGCTCATCGAGAAGAAACTCAGTATCGGCGGCGGGATGTGGGGCGGGGGCATGATGTTCCCCCGGATCGTCGTCCAGGAAGAGGCCCGGCGGCTGCTCGACCGGTTCGGCATCGCCTACCGCGAGCACGCCCCCGGCTACTACGTCGCGAGCTCCGTCGAAGCCGTCTCGAAACTGACCGCCGCGGCCTGCAGCGCCGGCGTCGAGTTCTTCAACCTCACCACCGTCGAGGACGTCATGGTCAAGGGCGACGGGCGGGTGAGCGGCCTTGTCATCAACTGGACGCCCGTCGAGATGGCGGGACTGCACGTCGACCCCTTCACGCTCGCCTGCTCGTATACGATCGACGCCACCGGCCACGACGCGGTCGTCGCCCGTCTCGTCGAGGCGAAAGGCACCGACCTCGCGGTGAAGGGCGAGGGGTTCATGTGGGCGGGCAGAGCCGAAACCAACATCATCCGGCACACCCGCGAGATCTACCCGGGTCTCGTCGTCACCGGCATGGCCGCGAACGCCGTCGCCGGCGAGAACCGGATGGGGCCGATCTTCGGCGGCATGCTGCTCTCGGGAGAGTTCGCCGCCGGGCTCGTCGCAGAACGGCTCGGGAGATAA